A genome region from Eurosta solidaginis isolate ZX-2024a chromosome 2, ASM4086904v1, whole genome shotgun sequence includes the following:
- the LOC137240571 gene encoding uncharacterized protein: MSFYFQTITINSIFIFLMFFQGGRTQHYKVHNFVAEPKADVLRDPTKGLSDNEIDMALDDLSLSDLNMLSKLIDRPNAPNYDYVDYDSRNYALGPPRDHTFDENRFDDNTNINYYDDIDETPREARRRRYKIPRQNLMLYNNMEPRENQRTKRENAHEIKQVAVDAEYIKQLENSFPRDQEQNDHEEGEEKKEHIRVKRN, from the exons atgtcgttttactttCAAACAATAACAATTAAcagcatatttatatttttgatgTTCTTCCAAGGCGGACGAACACAACATTACAAAGTACATAATTT CGTGGCAGAACCTAAAGCAGATGTACTAAGAGATCCAACAAAAGGTTTGAGTGATAACGAAATCGATATGGCGTTAGATGATCTATCATTATCCGATTTAAATAtgttaagcaaactgattgaccGACCAAATGCACCGAACTATGATTATGTGGATTATGATAG cCGCAACTACGCGTTGGGACCACCACGCGATCATACGTTCGATGAGAATCGCTTTGACGATAATACCAACATTAATTATTACGATGATATTGATGAAACACCGAGAGAAGCGCGTCGACGTCGTTATAAAATACCAAGACAAAATTTGATGCTCTACAACAACATGGAACCAAGGGAGAATCAACGAACGAAACGCGAAAATGCACATGAGATAAAGCAG GTTGCTGTTGATGCTGAGTACATCAAACAATTGGAAAATTCCTTTCCACGTGACCAAGAACAAAATGATCATGAGGAGGGCGAAGAGAAGAAAGAGCATATCAGAGTTAAACGCAATTAA